The following coding sequences are from one Clarias gariepinus isolate MV-2021 ecotype Netherlands chromosome 19, CGAR_prim_01v2, whole genome shotgun sequence window:
- the zgc:92275 gene encoding cholesterol 7-desaturase nvd, which translates to MEGSVSSQLVKVLAGVAIAFTATVLMHVRDPSDVLLDSGYGYPELWRKTGLAGAPARAAACILAGALLLAAGWLYRLLFAPLELLRSPDDVGYVAEDGRSRARAANEVRRRRKTGELPPVYPNGWYRILDSHMLERGDVKSVTVLGEQVAVFRGQDGKVYVMDAYCPHLGANLAVGGRVVGNCIECPFHGWQFRGEDGRCVKIPYAEKVPEFAKVRCWFSCEINEQILVWFHCDGKEPGWTIPEQKEITNKEWVYRGRTEHFINAHIEEIPENAADIAHLAHLHTPGIVSGVDLRYTNSKTWEFIRHDWKVEWNPEPEPNKHCSQMLVKHALTVFGRHWPLLDLNVVARQVGPGVVFLLFKHSFLGHGVILHCVTPVEPLLQCVSHTIFYQNNIPPLVPKFILRAECIQFERDVMIWNNKKYISKPLLVKEDSAIQKHRRWYSQFYSENSPRLRFQHDTLDF; encoded by the exons ATGGAGGGTTCCGTGAGCTCACAACTCGTCAAGGTGCTCGCCGGGGTCGCGATCGCCTTCACCGCCACCGTGCTGATGCACGTGCGAGACCCGTCCGACGTGCTGTTGGACAGCGGGTACGGTTACCCCGAGCTGTGGCGGAAAACCGGCCTGGCCGGAGCTCCGGCGCGCGCCGCGGCGTGCATCCTGGCGGGCGCGCTGCTCCTGGCGGCGGGCTGGCTCTACCGGCTCCTGTTCGCTCCCCTGGAGCTGCTGCGGAGTCCCGACGATGTGGGATACGTCGCGGAGGACGGGCGCTCCCGAGCGCGTGCCGCCAACGAGGTGCGGCGGAGGCGCAAGACCGGGGAACTGCCTCCGGTCTACCCGAACGGCTGGTACCGGATCCTGGACTCGCACATGCTGGAGCGGGGAGACGTCAAGAGCGTGACCGTGCTGG GTGAGCAGGTTGCTGTGTTTCGAGGTCAGGATGGGAAGGTCTATGTAATGGATGCCTACTGCCCCCACCTAGGGGCTAATCTGGCTGTAGGAGGCAGAGTGGTGGGCAACTGTATAGAATGTCCCTTCCATGGGTGGCAGTTTCGAGGAGAGGATGGGAGGTGTGTCAAAATCCCATATGCTGAAAAAG taccagaGTTTGCTAAGGTGCGCTGTTGGTTCAGCTGTGAGATTAATGAGCAGATCTTGGTTTGGTTCCACTGTGATGGAAAGGAACCAGGCTGGACGATACCTGAGCAGAAAGAGATCACCAACAAGGAGTGGGTTTACCGTGGACGCACAGAGCACTTTATCAATGCTCACATAGAG GAGATCCCAGAGAATGCTGCAGATATTGCTCACCTGGCCCATCTCCACACACCGGGTATTGTGAGTGGCGTCGACCTTCGTTACACCAACAGTAAAACCTGGGAGTTCATCCGCCATGACTGGAAG gtggaaTGGAATCCAGAGCCAGAGCCGAATAAGCACTGTTCTCAGATGTTGGTCAAGCATGCTCTCACTGTATTTGGTAGACACTGGCCTCTATTGGACCTGAACGTAGTGGCCAGACAG GTTGGCCCAGGTGTAGTATTCCTGCTGTTTAAACACAGCTTCTTGGGCCATGGTGTGATCTTGCACTGTGTGACCCCAGTGGAGCCGCTGCTGCAGTGTGTGTCACACACCATCTTCTACCAGAACAACATTCCTCCACTGGTGCCAAAATTCATCCTGCGTGCAGAGTGTATTCAG TTTGAGCGGGATGTGATGATTTGGAACAATAAGAAGTATATCTCTAAACCATTGCTGGTGAAAGAGGACTCAGCCATCCAAAAACACCGGCGCTGGTATAGTCAATTCTACAGCGAGAACAGCCCACGTCTGCGTTTCCAACACGACACGCTGGACTTCTGA
- the LOC128507984 gene encoding uncharacterized protein LOC128507984, which yields MDPGLSHPENLDQERKPGCICNPESGNLCVQILSNNLDEGTTQGSIETPTVSATDEPNLSEIHSGDCLAQEPLLNEHFNKLCPDEREHTVSRTERTGGGISRTLGRPIREPTDSALEECPICTEPYHSQGDHSVALLNCDHTVCQRCLAIMLKRAADCSRVQCPLCRQKTPLLQWQIYRLHEDITFCTRPPDLSDLTTQSEPEVGTGFCSTLEQCLQVRAETARVCGCFEHPRGVMQAIRRMQRRCRCCYVTLLLMLYMVELSFLLLVFLPVLVLVLLFTLAS from the coding sequence ATGGACCCTGGGTTGTCTCATCCTGAAAATTTAGATCAGGAAAGAAAACCTGGATGTATTTGTAATCCAGAGTCAGGAAATCTCTGTGTTCAGATACTTTCAAATAATCTGGATGAAGGAACAACACAAGGAAGCATCGAAACCCCCACGGTTTCAGCTACAGATGAACCAAACCTGAGTGAAATTCACTCAGGGGACTGTTTGGCTCAAGAACCTTTGCTTaatgaacattttaataaactGTGTCCTGATGAAAGGGAGCACACTGTGTCAAGGACAGAGAGGACAGGTGGTGGGATCAGCAGGACACTTGGCCGTCCGATTCGGGAACCGACTGACTCTGCGTTAGAAGAATGCCCGATTTGCACCGAACCCTACCACTCCCAGGGTGACCATAGCGTAGCGCTGCTAAACTGTGACCATACCGTGTGCCAGCGCTGCTTGGCCATCATGCTCAAACGGGCAGCAGACTGCTCTCGAGTACAGTGCCCCCTGTGTCGTCAGAAAACCCCACTTCTACAGTGGCAGATTTACAGGCTTCATGAGGATATCACATTCTGTACTCGTCCTCCAGATCTCTCAGACCTGACGACACAATCAGAACCAGAAGTCGGTACAGGGTTCTGTTCGACTTTGGAGCAGTGTTTGCAGGTGCGTGCTGAGACGGCACGAGTCTGTGGATGTTTCGAGCATCCTCGTGGAGTCATGCAGGCCATCCGGCGTATGCAGAGACGCTGCCGTTGCTGCTATGTGACGTTGCTCTTGATGCTGTACATGGTAGAGCTGAGCTTTCTGTTGCTAGTTTTTCTGCCCGTCCTAGTTCTTGTACTTCTGTTCACTCTTGCATCCTAG
- the LOC128507154 gene encoding bile salt-activated lipase-like codes for MAVVGILAVLGLFMSTASASSLGVVYTEGGMVEGKNRNVGLFRYMDVFKGVPFAAQPVRFEKPTPHPGWTGVLKAVDFPKRCLQLNLIQSETRGSEDCLYLNIWVPQGRSISTGLPVMIYFFGGGYLVGGSMGANFLNNYLYDGEEIADRGNVIVVTVNYRVGALGFLSTGDADLPGNYGLWDQQAAIAWVHRNIKAFGGDPNNITIFGESAGAASVSFQMLTPHNKGLIRRAISQSGVALCPWAVNRNPRAFAEEVAKKVGCPTDQSMGACLKMTDSVLITLAGTLNLHGSATNPIVKNLALAPVIDGDFLPADPSTLFSNAADVDYIGGVNDMDGHIFTGFDIPSINQPLQPTPVEDVKNLLTALTSDKGAAAASAAYEQYTANWGTSPGKNDIKKTIVDIETDYTFLVPTQTALYLHAQHAKTGRTYSYLFSEPSRLPAYPSWMGADHADDLQYVFGKPFTTPLAYMPRHRRVSKYMIAYWTNFARSGDPNIGESDVPVAWPKLSDGYQYADINSDMGKNSIKQKMRARFVHFWSVTYMGFPSLK; via the exons ATGGCTGTGGTGGGAATTTTAGCGGTTTTGGGGCTTTTTATGAGCACTGCAAGTGCATCCTCG CTGGGAGTTGTATACACAGAGGGAGGGATGGTTGAGGGGAAGAATCGTAATGTAGGACTCTTCCGCTACATGGATGTCTTTAAAGGGGTCCCGTTCGCCGCACAACCAGTCCGATTCGAGAAACCGACTCCTCATCCTGGCTGGACTG GTGTTTTGAAGGCCGTTGACTTTCCTAAGAGGTGCCTGCAGCTGAACTTGATCCAGAGTGAAACTCGCGGCAGTGAGGACTGCCTTTACCTCAACATCTGGGTACCACAAGGCCGTTCAA TTTCCACCGGCCTCCCCGTCATGATTTACTTCTTCGGTGGTGGCTACTTGGTCGGTGGCTCAATGGGGGCCAACTTCTTAAATAACTACCTGTACGATGGAGAGGAGATTGCTGACCGGGGAAACGTCATTGTGGTCACTGTGAATTATCGTGTCGGTGCGCTTGGTTTTCTCAGTACTGGAGACGCGGATTTGCCCG gaaactaTGGGCTCTGGGATCAGCAAGCTGCCATTGCTTGGGTTCACAGGAACATTAAGGCTTTCGGAGGAGATCCAAACAACATCACTATTTTCGGAGAATCTGCCGGAGCAGCCAGTGTGAGCTTTCAG aTGCTGACCCCACACAACAAAGGCTTGATTCGCAGAGCTATTTCCCAGAGTGGTGTTGCTCTGTGTCCTTGGGCTGTTAATAGGAATCCTAGAGCCTTTGCTGAAGAG GTTGCTAAGAAAGTGGGCTGTCCCACAGATCAGAGCATGGGAGCCTGCCTAAAGATGACTGACTCAGTACTGATAACTCTTGCTGGAACACTTAACCTGCATGGTTCTGCAACAA ACCCCATTGTGAAAAACCTGGCCCTCGCCCCGGTGATTGACGGTGATTTCCTCCCCGCTGACCCCAGCACACTGTTCAGTAACGCTGCTGATGTCGACTACATTGGTGGAGTTAATGACATGGACGGGCACATTTTCACTGGCTTTGATATTCCTTCCATCAACCAGCCGCTCCAGCCCACACCTGT TGAAGATGTCAAAAACCTCCTGACTGCTTTGACGAGTGATAAAGGTGCAGCAGCAGCTTCAGCAGCTTATGAGCAGTACACCGCTAACTGGGGAACCAGTCCTGGTAAAAATGATATCAAAAAGACAATTGTGGACATCGAGACTGACTACACTTTCCTGGTGCCAACACAGACGGCTCTGTATTTACATGCCCAACATGCCAA GACAGGACGTACTTATTCGTACCTGTTCTCAGAGCCCAGCCGCCTGCCTGCATATCCCAGCTGGATGGGGGCTGACCATGCTGACGACCTGCAGTATGTGTTCGGAAAGCCTTTCACCACTCCCCTGGCTTACATGCCCAGACATCGCCGTGTCTCCAAATACATGATCGCTTACTGGACCAACTTTGCCAGATCTGG TGACCCCAACATTGGTGAGTCGGACGTTCCCGTAGCATGGCCCAAGTTGAGTGATGGCTATCAGTATGCGGACATCAATAGTGACATGGGTAAAAACTCTATCAAGCAGAAAATGAGAGCTCGCTTCGTCCACTTCTGGAGTGTCACCTACATGGGTTTTCCCAGTCTTAAATGA